The sequence ATAGATAATAATACTGATATGATTGTTAATGATATAAAAAAGGCAATTGCATTAGAGGTTGAAAATCAAGAAAAAGATGGCAATATGAAAGTGCTTGATGTTAAGCATTTGATAGAAGAAGGAATTCAAAAGAAGATTAAGTATTTGCTAGAAAGTAATCAATCAAACGAATTAACTGAATTGATAGGAAAAGTCGTAAAAGAATTGGTATGCGACGGAAAATTGGTGTGTGATCCACCGCCTGATGCTAACAAAAAAATAATAGACGACCCTACAATTATGCCGGCATCAAAAACAAGTCCAATGATGCATATACCTGGTATGTCTTCTGTAGAAGAGCAAATTTTGATGCACGTAAAACAAATGGCTGATAAGTTAGAAAATTTTGAAAATAAGAGTGTTAATGCTGGATTTAAATTAGATGATATTATTTCGATATCAGAAAAAATAGAAAATTTGGTAAAAACATTAAATTTATCAATGCCAACCCCGGCGCTACAGCATGAAGTGAATGTTGAACCGGTTGTGATGCCTGCAACAGATTTGACAGCAGTAGAAGCAATGGATTCATTGAAAATAGCGAAGCCAGTTGCATCAGGTGCAACACCAATGACTTCATCAGAAATAGTAAAGCCGATAGCTCCGGCAGCAACACCAATGGCTCCGTTAGAAATGGCAAAGCCGGCAGCAACACCAATGGCTCCGTTAGAAATGGCAAAGCCGACAACTCCGGCAGCAACACCAATGACTCCGTTAGAAATGGCAAAGCCGACAACTCCGGCAGCAACACCAATGGCTCCGTTAGAAATGGCAAAGCCGACAACTCCGGCAGCAACACCAATGACTCCGCTAGAAATGGCAAAGCCGACAACTCCTGCAGCAACACCAATGGCTCCGTTAGAAATGGCAAAGCCGACAGCTCCTGCAGCAACACCAATGACTCCGTTAGAAATGGCAAAGCCGACAACTCCGGCAGCAACACCAATGACTCCGTTAGAAATGGCAAAGCCGACAACTCCGGCAGCAACACCAATGACTCCGTTAGAAATGGCAAAGCCGACAACACCGGCAGCAACACCAATGAGCAACCGCTAGAAATGGCAAAGCCGGCAGCTCCTGCAGCAACACCAATGACAACAACTTCACCGGAAATAATGCCTGATATTCCAGCGGCAAATCCAGAAATGGTTCAAATAACACCATTAGTTAAACCGGAGAGAGTACAAACGACGCCATTAGTCAAACCAGAAATATCGGGTATTAACTTAGAAGATATTATAGAGTTTACAAACCTAATTAAAGGATTGATTGGTGATAAGTCAAAGTCTAATGATAAGAAGGTTGATTTTCAAGAAATTTTGAATATAGTAAGTGCAGTAACAAAATCAGATCAAACAAGTGAAAATACAACAATTGATCCCAAGGTAGTTGAAAATGCAAATGAAATAATTCGAGATCTTGTGAGTCAAAAGCCAGTTTCTGCAGGTGCAAATGCTGAAAACGCAGATTGTGGATGCGATAAGTCGGGAAAGACTGTTGATGAACAATTTAGTGAGGCAATGAATTTTTTAATCAAAACATTCCAGAATAAAAAGGATGTTGAACCCAAAGAAGGCGATGTAGGATTTTTAAAAGATCAGATAAATGCTAAATCTGGGTTAGATAAAAAGGCAGAAATAGAGACATTGATACAGACAACATTAAATAAAGATAATAAGAAAGTAGATATTGAATTGGAAAATTTGCTAAAAAGGATAGAAGCCTTTAAAAAAGCGAATCATATGAATGCAATGCAACCGAAAACGGAAAGACCAGAAAAAATTGTGGGTAAGTATGAAAATAATCCTGTAGTAATAAAAGATAACAATAAGACTATAGAGCCACACATTAACATTGCAGTTGTTCCAATAGAAGTGGGAAATATAGGAATAGGAGACAATAAAACAATAAACGTCGAAGATAATGCATTGGTAAAAAAAAATTTAATTTAGACAGAGACGAAATTTTGATTGAATTTGATGAAGAAGAGACAGAATGGGATGATGATGAACCGCTAGATGACCTAGCATCATTGTATAAAATTAGTAAGGCAGTTGATATGGATGAATTAGATGAATTAGAAATGCTTGATGTTGCTGAAGATATGAAAGATGATTTAGACAGTAATTTTAGAGATATAGTTGTCAAAGATGAGGTTGAAACATATAAAGGTGAATTTGATCAATTGAATTATTTGATGAAAAACAAGTTGAAGGCGGTACCATTTGACGGGCAATTTCCTGTAGATTGGGTAACAGTAATGCAAAGTGATTTATTGACATTACCTCAAATAAATGCAGAGTGGTTAAAGCAAGTAAAAAACATAAAGTCCTATAATTATTTTATATTGGGCAAAGATCAAGAACGAAATCAATTTTATGTTGGAATTCCAGCACTTGTATTTAAAAGTCAGAAAAAATTTCCAAAAGTTGACAATATTATAGAATTTGTGTTAAAGCAGCCTAAATCATCAAGATCAACCTGGTCTGGAAACGGATATTGGATAGCAACAATATAAGAAATATTATTGGGTCGTGCATTTGTAATGTGCGGCTCTATTTGTATTTGAAGACTAATACATCTAAACGTATTAGCCTCATTGTTTTAACTTTCAACTCGACGGACTTCATTGACATCATTGATATTAATAATTTTGCGGATAGCTTCTTCGAGTTGTCGTCTATGCGATATAATAAATTTGACATTAAATAGTAAGTCGTGAGTTTTAATTGATTTGACGTTAAGAGATTTGATATCAAGACTCATATCGTTTAGTATTTTTAAAATTTCGGCGACTATATTGGGTCTATCGATACATAATATCTGTATTTCGGTAATATACTGCATTTGTGGAAGCTCAGAATCTTGCCAACTTGCCTGACTGATGCGCTCTGGCTCGTTTTTCATTATATAATTAATGTTGGGGCAGTTGCTTTTGTGAATAGAAATGCCGCGTCCTCGAGTTATATAACCAATTATTTCATCGCCAGGAAGAGGATTGCAGCATTGAGCAAATTTTATGGCAATATCGCCAAGGTCATCTATGATAATTCCGCTTTTGCTTTTAACGTATTCTGTAGGTTGAATAAATTGATCTTCAAATCCTTTTAGGAGATCCTCGTCTTTAATAACTTCTTTGTTAGCCTTAATATTTTCGTCTATGAGTCGGCTTAAGACTTGTTGCTCTTTGATGCTCCCATATCCTATGGCTGCGTAAACTGCTTCCCAATTTTTTAAACCATAGCGCCTATAGACGTTAGTAGTAGCTTCTGGAGTAAGTAAAGAAGCGAGCTTATATGCTTTATGTTTTGCACTAGTTTCGAGCAAATCTTTACCTTTTAAAATATCTTCTTCTTTAAATTGCTTTCGAAACCATTGATTAATTTTATTGCGAGCTTGAGTAGTTGTAACAATGTTTAGCCAATCTCGGCTAGGACCCTTTTTGGAGGCAGAAGTGAGGATTTCGATTCGATCGCCATTTTTAAGAGTGGAGTCGAGGTTAACAATTTTATCATTTACTTTGGCGCCAGTCATTTTATTTCCAATATCAGAATGGATATAATATGCAAAGTCGATAGGTGTCGCTCCTGTTGGGATAGTAATTAGATCGCCTTTTGGAGAAAATACATATACTTGATCGGTATAGATATCTAAGTCAACTTTAATAGCAGAAATGAATTCCTCGTTATCGCTCATGTCTTTTTGCCATTCAAGAATTTGTCGAAGCCAAGCTAACTTTTCTTCCGAAGTATCCTGAAAAAGTCCTTCAATTTTGCCTTCTTTATATTTCCAATGAGCGGCAATGCCATACTCGGCTGTTCTGTGCATTTCCATTGTGCGGATCTGCAATTCAAAGGGAACTCCGTTTGGTCCCATTAATGTGGTGTGTAGAGACTGATACATATTGGGCTTTGGCATAGCAATATAGTCTTTAAATCTGCCAGGAATAGGAGTAAAGATGTCATGTGCAACTCCAAGTACTCCATAACAGTCTTTGACATCTTCTACTATCGCACGAACTGCAAAAAGGTCATAAATTTGATCTATAGTTTTATTTTGATTAACGAGTTTTTTGTAGATACTAAAAAAATGTTTAGGTCGACCCTCAACATTTGCTTTGATGCCAAGTTTATCTAGTTCGTTTCTAATTTTTACAACGATTTGATTAGTTATTTCTACTCGCTCTTGTCTTTTTTTGGCAATGGTTTTGACCAAATAATAATACATATTGGAATTTATATACCTAAGAGATAAATCTTCAAGTTCTGCCTTTAACTTACAAATCCCCAGTCGATTAGCAATAGGGGCATAAATATCCATAGTTTCTCTAGCTATTGCTTGTTGTTTTTCGGGAATCATATATTTGAGCGTTTGCATATTGTGGAGCCTGTCAGCAAGTTTAATCAAGACAACTCTAATATCCTGAGCCATAGCAATAAACATTTTACGATAGTTTTCTACTTGGAGTTCTTCTTTTTGTACTTTTTTATTAGTAGAATGATATTTAATTTGGCTAAGTTTTGTAACTCCATCAACTAACAATGCAACTTCTTTGTTAAAATTCAATTCTATATCTTCGAGAGTCATACTTGTATCTTCGACAACGTCATGTAAGAGTCCGGCTGTAATCGATTCGATATCTAATTCTAAATCTGCTAAAATCTTAGCAACTCCGAGTGGATGAATTATATATGGCTCTCCAGACTTCCTAAGCTGGCCATTATGCGCATTAGATGCAATATCATACGCTTTTTCAATCATACTAAGGTCATCAGACGGGTGATACGCCTGGATAGCTTTAATCAATTTTTCAAAAGTATTAGACATATCGTCCCTCCCTTCTTAATATTGCAATAAAGTTTCTACAATTATGTCTTTTAATAATTCTCTACCTTTAAGACTAGTAAGCTCAATTAAACATACAACCATTACAACTTCACCACCAAGTTTGGTAATAAGATCTACCATTGCCTTATTTGTTCCACCAGTTGCAAGCAAATCGTCTATTAAGATCACCTTTTGACCTGGCAAAATAGCATCCTGATGAATTTCTAAAGTATTTGTTCCATATTCGAGATTATAACTTTGTTGATATGTTTTATATGGAAGTTTACCAGGCTTTCTAATAGGAATAAATCCTTTTTTTAAATTGTAAGCAACGGGAACTCCAAAAATAAATCCCCGAGATTCAGGACCAACTACTAAATCAAAATCAACTTTACTGACGGTTTCGCAAAGTAAATCGATTGAATAAGCTAATCCTACAGGATCTTTCAAAAGAGTGGTAATATCTCTAAATAAAATCCCTTTTTCTGGATAATCTGGTATATCTCTTATAAGTGTTTTTAAATCCATTAATTATTCTCCTTTCAAAAACTGCGATAATTGATTAAAACGAGTAGAGTTTTCGAGCTTATTTTTTGTATAACTTTCAATTCTATAGTATATGCTATTATTGTTGTATTTATAAGACAAAAAACCAAGTTCACAAAATATGTCAATGATTTGTAAAATTTTGTATTCATTTAATTTTAGGGTAAAAGATAATTGGTTTAATGAAATATTATCAGCGGCATATTTTTTTAAATATTGAAAAACAGCAGCGCAATCACTATATGAAGGTATTAATTGAGTAATTTCATAATATGAAAGCCCTTTTAAATGTGTCATAGGAGAGTTTTGAAATTTCGTGTAAAGTTCCAAGTAATATAATGAAGTCGTTTCATTAGCAGATCTAATGGCCGTCATCATAAATTGGATAGTCGTTTTACCGTTCCATTCGTTTTTGGATATACTTCCGGCAATCTCTACTTCTTCGCCTTTATTCAAAAAATTACTTAATTGACCTTGTGAAAAAATAATAACGTCAAGGAATTTATTATTGTCTTCTAAAATAATTTTTAGATGCTCAGATCGTTTTCCCATGTGAATAATTTTGGAAATTTTGCCTTTAACCAATAAAATTGGGCTACTATTATTTTGACCACAAGGTTCTAATGCAGATAAGCTATTATACAGATCTATAGTTACTTCTGAGAGAGGAACTGTAGCATCGATATAAATTTTTGGCGTTAAGAGCTGTTTGTCAAGAATTTCATAATTAGCTTTATTTATATCTTCGGTAAAGTTTCTTATTTTGGAAGCAGATATTGTAAGTCCGGCAGCTTGTGTATGTCCTCCATATTTGATGAGGTATTGCTGTTGTTCAGTAATGGCATTAATAATACTGAAACCGTCGACGCTTCTGGCCGAGCCAACATATTTGTCACCATCAAGCGTGCAGACAATAGTAGGTCGATAATAGTGTTGCGATATTTTAGATGCAACTAATCCTAATACTCCATGATGCCAATCAGTACCAGTAATGACTAAAACTTTTTCTTTGGATAAGTCGATATTGTTTTTTACATATTCAAAGGCAGCGGTAACAATTTCGGCTTCTTTGGCTTTGCGTTTAATATTATTATTATCCAGTATCTGAGCTAGTGTGGCAGCTCTTTGGGTATCCTGCGTAGTAAATAATTCAATCGCAAGATTGGCATCAGACATTCGGCTTATAGCATTAATTCGAGGAGCTACTTGAAAAGCTATTGTATAGGAGGTGGTTGGTTGACTATTCTTATTTATTATGTTTAGCAATGCGCGCAAACCAGGATTGCGAGTATGCGTGATCAATTTAAGACCTAACGAAGCTATAACTCTGCTTTCTTGTAGCAATGGAACCATGTCGGCAATTGTGCCAATTGAAACTAAATCTAAATATTTATATACATATTCTTCTAAGCTAAGTTTTAGTGTCGTGGCTATGGCAGTAATAAGTTTAAATACAATACCAACACCAGCAAGATTTTGAGAAGGATATGTGCAATTGGGTCTTTTATAGTTAACTATACAATGTGCATCTGGAATTTGATCGAGACATTGATGGTGATCAGTTATAATAACATCTATCCCCTTACTGCGAGCAAAATCAACTTCGGCTATTGCTGTAATGCCATTATCAACAGTTACAATTAAATCGGTTTTATTATCGGCTAAATAAAGTATGGCATCAATATTCATACCATATCCTTCTGTAAATCTGTTAGGAATATAATAATTGACTTTGGCACCAACTTCTGTTAAAAACATATATAAAACAGATGTACTGGTAATGCCGTCAGCATCATAATCTCCATAGATAGTGATTTGCTGTTTTTGTGAAATAGCATCTAAAATACGAATCACGGCTTTGTCCATATCTAGCAACGCAAAAGGGTCATGAAGGTCTGCTATTTTAGGATTTAAGAAACTTTCTTTATCAGAATCGAGGATATTTTTTGCTGCTAATATATTATCAATAATACTTTTGTTTGGATTGTTAGAAAGAAATTTCCATTCATAATTGTTTGGAATCATCAGATCACCTCATAAAAAAGTATGGTCAAAAATCAAAAATTATAAACATAAAAAAAACGATAGAATGTTGAGCTCTTCTATCGTCTTATAAACTATTGTATAAAAAATAACTGCTAAGTCCTTAGAAAGTTACTTTGGAATGATATTAAACAAAACTAATCTATATTTATGCAAACTTTTCATCATGAAATACAGCATTAACTTTATATTTTAAAATTATATAATATAGATTATAATCGTCTGTGGTAGTATCCGATATGTTCGCCATATTGATTCGCTATGTTAGATAATTGGCTAGTTAAAGATTCGTCTGGAGGAGCAGTGTATTTGACTGGTCGAGAATAAATTTTGGAATCTTCTTTCTTTTTCTTTAAGGCTTCCTCGCGTTCTTTAACTCTTTCCGCAGCGATTTTTTCTTCTAGCTTAGAAATCTCAACATCATATGATTTAAGATCGGATTTGATTTCTACTAAGGAGCTACCGTTGGCTAAAGTTTGAGAAATCAATTCGTTTTTAATTTCTAAAATCTTGTCTTTTTGTTTTGAGAGTGTATCTATAACGGACATTGCTTTGCCTTGTTTAGAAATTGTGAAAAAATTTTGATACTTATCTTGAGATGTATTTGATTGAGACTGAGATTGAGAAGACGATTCAACTTGAGAATCATCACCATAATTTATTTTTCCATAAGTATTATTAACTCTATATTGATTTAACGCTTTTATGCTCATAGTAATACCCCCTGTGAAATTAAGTTTAGTAATATAATCTACACATGATATATCGACGAATTTAGATAATTCTTGATGATATATCTGTAAAATATATGATAATCGTAGTAAAACTGCAAAAAAAATTACAAAATGTGGGAATTAAATTGGTAAATTTTAAAAATTCGATAATTGGAAAATCAAGGAAATAACAATTTTGTCCCAAAAAGTAATGATTGTGGTATAAATAGCATATACTGATATAAGTAATACTATGAAGGGAGATAAAAATCATGGTAGATACAATATCAGAAGTATTGCCAAGGCATATAAAGAATATGATGCTGAAAATAAATCCTAGAATAATTAATGAATTAGAAGAAATTCGAATTAGAATTAGTAAGCCTATTATTTTGAGAACACATGATAATGAATTTGGAATTTTTGAAAATGGTGCTTGTAAGCCTAACAAAGGCTATTGTGCTAATAAAACAGATATAGATGGAATTTTAAAATTTGCTAGTGGATTTTCGATGTACGCAATAGAAGATGAATTGAGATCTGGATTTATTACTATTGCCGGCGGTCATAGAATAGGAGTTGTTGGTAGAGCAGTTATAGATAATAAAAATTTAAAAACAATAACAAACATATCAGCAATAAATATAAGAATTGCACGAGAAGTGGTAGGTGCAGGTAATAAAATTGTTCCATACATATATAAAAATAGAAAAATTTGTAATACGCTGATTGTTTCTCCGCCTAAATGTGGAAAAACAACAATTCTGCGAGATGTTATAAGAAATCTGAGTAATGGAGAAAGCTTGGATGTTTCTTATCACGTAGGAATAGTGGACGAGCGTTCAGAAATAGCTGCTTGCTATATGGGTATTCCACAAAACGATGTAGGAATTAGAACGGATGTATTAGATTCTGCACCAAAAGCTGAAGGCATTTTAATGCTACTTAGATCTATGTCTCCAGAAATAATTGCTGTAGATGAGATAGGACGAGATGAAGACTACAAAGCAATTTTTGATGCGTTGATTGTGGGAGTTACAGTTATATGTACAATTCATGGGAGCAGTTTAAATGATTGTTTAAATAAACCTCTATTAAAAGATATGTTAGATAAAAAATTATTTGAGCGAATCATTATTCTATCAAATAATCCAAAAGTAGGAACAGTTAAAGAAGTAATAGATGTTAGAAATAATTATAATATTATAAGATAGAATAATAAAAAAATTTTAAGAAAGGAGAAAATAGTATGAATACAATAGGGATGGCGTTAATATTGATATCATGTACACTTTGTGGTTTTGCATATGATGCCAATGAGAAAAAAAGAGTTCTACAGTTGGACGAGCTATTTTTGGGGTTTAACCTGCTAAAGAGTGAAATAGATTATAAGCTGACGCCTTTAATAGAGGCTTTGCAAGAAGTTGCGAGTCAAACTGAACAAGGAGTGGACAGGCTGTTTGGTTTATATTCACAAAAGTTGAATCAGCGGGATGAAATGGATACCAAAAAAATGTGGAAACAAACATTGATGGAAGCAAATCATTGGCTGCGACTAAAAGAAGAAGATTTAAAATTATTGGAATCTTTTGGCACAATGTCATCGCATTTTGATAGAGAGGTTCAACGAAATAACATCACCTGGTTACTCGAAAGTTTAAAGCAAAGACGAGATCAAGCAAATGAATTATATGAGAAGCGTAGCAAATTGTATCGTAGTATGGGAGTTTTAATAGGTTTATCAATAGTTATAGTATTAATATAGGGAGGTTATATGATGGATATTACATTAATTCTTAAGATTGCAGGTTTGGGACTTGGGCTCTGGGCAGTGCAAGAAATTTTAAAAAATTCTGGAATGGGCAAAGCCGCAGACTATGTTGGAATTGCTGGTACATTAGTAGTAGTAATGATTATGGTTAATGAAATAATGGGATTTTTTACTACAGTACAAACATTCTTTACATTTTAGGGTGGTGGTTAGATGAATATCTTACAATTAGTAAGTTTTGCGGCAATTGGAGTTGTAATAATTAAAATACTTGATGCCATTGGCTCAAAAGTTACAACATACATAAAAGTTTTAATAGGGCTATCAATTTTTGGATTTGCGTGTACGCAGTTAGATGTTATTTTTGATATAATCAGAGATTTGGCAAGTAAGATTAATATGGAAGGAACTTATCTAACGATTATTTTCAAGATTATAGGAATTGCTTATATTGCAGAGTTTGGATTACATTTATGTAAAGATGCAGGTGAAGAAGGCATCGGAAAAAAGATAGAATTTGCAGCAAAAGTAATGATTTTTGTAGTGGCAGCCCCTGTAATTTTAGCACTCATTGATCTTATCACTGGACTTTTATAAGGAAAGGGGACAACAATGCAAAAGATTAAATTGTTAATAGCGCTAGTTATTTGCCTCTTTGGAGTGTGTGAGACAATGGCAACAGAAGAGGCAGGGAGTATCAATACAGATTTAATTATAGAAACACAGCTAGAAATGTTTAATTGGGATGAGATTGAGAAGTTAGAAGCAGATCTTTCTCAAAACGTTCCAGAACTAAAGGACTTCGATTTAAAACATGAAGTTGGATTAGTTCTTAGTGGACAAAAAAAGTTTAATTTAGAAACAATATTAGAATTTATAAAGGATAGTATATTTGCAGAGTTTTTTACATATTTGAATGTAATCGTAAGATTTATTTTGATTGTGATAGTCTGCAACATGTTGAATAATTTAAGCGCTGCGTTCGATTCTAAAAACACAACTAAGATAGCTTTTTTTGTTTGTAATATTGTGATATTATATAGTGTAATGCAGTCTTTGGTATTAATAGTAGAGCTGGCACATAGAACGATAGAAACATTGCAAGGGATAATGTTAATCATGTTACCAACATTGCTAGCGTTTATGGCGGCGTCGGGATATATTGCAACGTCGGCCGCGATGTCGCCAGTAGTTATTGGAGCACTAAATATGATGGTATTTATAATACAAAATATATTGTTGCCTAACGTAGTGATAGTAGTAGTATTACAAATATTGAATCAGATGAGCAATGAATTTGAAATCAATAAATTAATAGCGTTATATTATAAAGTAAACAAATGGATTTTGGGAACAATATTTGGGAGTAGTATAGCAATACTGGGAATATATAGAATGTCGTTGCCGTTCACCGATGTAACAATGAAGCGAGTTGGACTATCGCTGTCTACAAAGTTGATACCAATCGTGGGAAATGCCGTAGGTGGTGCAGTAGACATGATTATCCAAATATCTGGAATGATTAAAAATGCATTTGGAGTAGGTGTAATTATTTTCATAGTAATAGTAATTGCAATGCCACTAATCAAAATCTTTGCGTATATATTTTTATATCATGTTGCGGGAGCAATTATTGAACCGCTTGGAGACAAGAAAATGGCAAAGATTGCAACAGATATTGCAAAGGGATGTGAGTTTGTAATGAGTTGCGTGGGTACTGTATCAATTTTGTCTATCCTGGCACTGGTAGTTTGCATGAGTGTGGGATCGAGCTTATTATAAAGGAGAGAGATGATGATATCAAATTTTATTGAATATCTGATGACGCTGGTGTGGGTAATGCTCTTTCTGGTTGTTGTCGAAATGGTTTTTCCAAGCTCAGCTCTCCAAAAATATATAAAGCTAATATTGAGATTTATATTAGTATATACAATTTTGGCTCCAATTATAAAAGGAGGCCTCTTTGAGACAATTCAGTATGATGAGTATGTCAATTCGTATCAAGATCAATTTGATATGATGACAGAAGGAGGAACTCAGATGCATAATTATGAGCAGGAGCTAAAAGAAAATTATGAGCTGCGTGAAATTGAAATTATTGAGCAAGCAGTGGAAAAAGAACTTGACATGAATGCTGAAGTAGTGGTATCTTCTATAGTGAGGAATTATATACCTCAGTTAACTGATATAGAAATAACAGTTTCAAAAAATGAATCAACGGATGACGGATTGATAAAAGTACCAAAAATAGTGATAGGAAAAAAATCAGATAGTGTACGACTGTATAAAGAAAATATTGAAAAAGAAATAAAAAATTTATTAAGCAACTTCTATAATTTAGGACAAGTTAATATAAATATAGAAGTACAAAATGTGGATTGAGCAAGAAATCGACAGCATTGTTTTTGGCAACAGCTATTTTGGGAGTTATGATAACGGTAATTTATGAAAAGCCTGAAAATGACGCATTGCTAGGAACAGAAAGCTTTGCACAGCAATCGTCGCCAATTGTAGGAGAAGTATTGAGCAAAAATGTTAAGGAGCCACAAGATACATACGCTGTACAAATAGAAAAACAATTAGAGGATATTTTAAAAAATATACAAGGATTAGGTTCAGTAGAAGTAATGGTAACGTTAAAAACATCATCTGAAAAAATATTGGCAGAAGATGTAAATTTAAGAAAAAATACAGTTAGTGAAATGGACTCACAAGGTGGGACAAGTACTGTAACAGAAGAAGACGAAATAAATAATGTAATAATGAGTGGAAGTTCTCCGTATGTAATTCGTGAAGATATGCCACAGATAGAAGGCGTATTAGTTGTTGCGGGTGGAGGAGACAATATTGGTGTAAAGAATGCAGTAATAGAAGCTGTATCATCGCTGTTGGACATACCAGTACATAAGGTATCAGTATTTAAAATGGAAAACAAATAGGGAGGATAAATAAATGCTAAATTTTAAAAGGAATCAATTAATAATTACGGTTCTAGTATTTATGATTGCAATCGGTGGATACTTGCAGTTAACAACAGATCCGCAAAATCTACCAGCTTTTGTAAATGAAGACCAAACAGAAGATATCAAAGTTCAAGAACAAGTTACCGATATTAATTATTTTGAAAAATTTTTAACACTTCCTCCAGATATGGAAGATAGCGATATGGTAACAGATGAAACTTTACAAAATACAACAATGCTAGATGGCGCAACAGGAATGGAAGTAATAATAACTAAGGCAGATGGATCACAAAATGTATCATCTACAAATGTAGCAGCAGTTAGTTACTTTGCAGAAGAAAAAATGATTCGTGAACAACAAAGATCTACCCAAATAGAAGAGTTAAACGAATATATAGCGAATTCGGCTATCGATGAAAATTCAAAATCTAAAGCGGCACAGTCTTTGTTAAATCTTCAAGATAAGATTGAAAAAGAAAACGGATCTGAATCGTTATTGCGTGCTAAAGGATTTTCAGATGTATATGTAAGAATGGACGAAACTGCTGTGGATGTTATAGTTAACCGACCTCAGTTAACAGATGCAGAAATTGCACAAATTGAGGAAATTGTAAGTCGAACAACTGGCTACAGAGTTAGTCAAATTAAAATTCATATTAATAGTTGATAAAATATTTTATAGGCAAATTATCTTGTGACACGGGAAACCGTGTTATTTTTTTTGAAATTTAGATCATACCTGTCTTGAAATTTATCCCAAAACATATTATGATATATAAAAATACTTAAGGAGGCTGTTGTAATGGATTTTCAAAGAATAATTTGGGGAGATGAATCTTGTCCTCATTGGATTTTAGGAATGCATCAATGTGTAATGGAAGATAAAGAGAGAATTACGATGTGTGTGTTTTGTCCAGATGCTAGAGAGCTAACAGTAGTTAACAAAGTAAATGAAAAGGAATATATGATAC is a genomic window of Candidatus Epulonipiscium viviparus containing:
- a CDS encoding stage III sporulation protein AB, which translates into the protein MNTIGMALILISCTLCGFAYDANEKKRVLQLDELFLGFNLLKSEIDYKLTPLIEALQEVASQTEQGVDRLFGLYSQKLNQRDEMDTKKMWKQTLMEANHWLRLKEEDLKLLESFGTMSSHFDREVQRNNITWLLESLKQRRDQANELYEKRSKLYRSMGVLIGLSIVIVLI
- a CDS encoding SpoIIIAC/SpoIIIAD family protein, whose protein sequence is MDITLILKIAGLGLGLWAVQEILKNSGMGKAADYVGIAGTLVVVMIMVNEIMGFFTTVQTFFTF
- the spoIIIAD gene encoding stage III sporulation protein AD encodes the protein MNILQLVSFAAIGVVIIKILDAIGSKVTTYIKVLIGLSIFGFACTQLDVIFDIIRDLASKINMEGTYLTIIFKIIGIAYIAEFGLHLCKDAGEEGIGKKIEFAAKVMIFVVAAPVILALIDLITGLL
- a CDS encoding stage III sporulation protein AE; translation: MQKIKLLIALVICLFGVCETMATEEAGSINTDLIIETQLEMFNWDEIEKLEADLSQNVPELKDFDLKHEVGLVLSGQKKFNLETILEFIKDSIFAEFFTYLNVIVRFILIVIVCNMLNNLSAAFDSKNTTKIAFFVCNIVILYSVMQSLVLIVELAHRTIETLQGIMLIMLPTLLAFMAASGYIATSAAMSPVVIGALNMMVFIIQNILLPNVVIVVVLQILNQMSNEFEINKLIALYYKVNKWILGTIFGSSIAILGIYRMSLPFTDVTMKRVGLSLSTKLIPIVGNAVGGAVDMIIQISGMIKNAFGVGVIIFIVIVIAMPLIKIFAYIFLYHVAGAIIEPLGDKKMAKIATDIAKGCEFVMSCVGTVSILSILALVVCMSVGSSLL
- a CDS encoding stage III sporulation protein AF encodes the protein MISNFIEYLMTLVWVMLFLVVVEMVFPSSALQKYIKLILRFILVYTILAPIIKGGLFETIQYDEYVNSYQDQFDMMTEGGTQMHNYEQELKENYELREIEIIEQAVEKELDMNAEVVVSSIVRNYIPQLTDIEITVSKNESTDDGLIKVPKIVIGKKSDSVRLYKENIEKEIKNLLSNFYNLGQVNINIEVQNVD
- a CDS encoding SpoIIIAH-like family protein, with translation MLNFKRNQLIITVLVFMIAIGGYLQLTTDPQNLPAFVNEDQTEDIKVQEQVTDINYFEKFLTLPPDMEDSDMVTDETLQNTTMLDGATGMEVIITKADGSQNVSSTNVAAVSYFAEEKMIREQQRSTQIEELNEYIANSAIDENSKSKAAQSLLNLQDKIEKENGSESLLRAKGFSDVYVRMDETAVDVIVNRPQLTDAEIAQIEEIVSRTTGYRVSQIKIHINS